One Stenotrophomonas maltophilia R551-3 genomic window, AACCTTGCCCAACCAGACGGATTGCTCGCGATGTATCGCGCCTACAACACGCCTGAAACCGCGATGGTCGCCTACAACAGCGACTTCGGCGCGACGCTGGTCGAGCCCTCGCCTGAAGGCTTCGGCCGCAACTACGTGGGCTACTGGGAAACCCGCAACCTGCGCATGGTCGCCAACATGCGCGACGTACTCGGCCAACAGCCGGGTACCCGCATGCTGACCATCGTCGGTGCCTCGCACAAGGGCTACTACGAGGCCTATCTCAACCTGATGCACGACGTGCAGCTGGTCAGTTCGGATGAAGTGCTGCGTTGAAACCCGCGCGCGGATCGCATGGATGATGGCGACGCTCCCAGTCCCATCATCCTGCCTCCTTCCTGCCCGCCCGCCACAACACGATGCTGGCCCCGCCGATACAGGACAGCGTGAACACCAGCAGGGCGATGGCACCGCCCTGCAGGACCGGCAGCAATGCCTGCGCGTGCAGATCGTCGCGCACCTCTTCCAGACGCAGGCAGGCCGCCAGCGCCAGGCACCAGCCCACCATCGCCGGGGCGTAGGCCCGCATCGCAACCGGGTTCCAGACCTTCATGGGATCACCTGCATGAGTGGATGTGCGCGCAGTATTCGCGCGCGTCCTCTCACAGGCTGAGATCAGCCTTCGGCCGCATCCGCGTCGTCGCCGGGCAGCTCACTGGCCTCACCCTGCACCTGCACGTTGTTGCGTCCCATCGCCTTGGCCCGGTAGCACTGGGCGTCGGCGGCAGCCACCGCCTGGTCCACGCTCATGCCGCCAGCCAGCGGCGCGATGCCGATGCTGGCCCCGACATGCAGGCGGTCCTGGTCCCATGGAATCGACAGCGACGCCAGGGTATGCAGCAGTTCGCCGCCGATACGCGCGGCACGCCGCGGCGTACAGCCGGACAGGATCACCGCGAACTCGTCCCCCCCCAGCCGTGCCACCACATCCGAATCGCGCACGCCATGGCGCAGCACGCTGGCCACCGCCCACAGCACCGCATCGCCGGCCAGGTGGCCCCAGGTGTCGTTGACCGGCTTGAAGCGATCCAGGTCGATGTACATCAACGACGCGGCCTGGCCCGTGCGCTCGACACGGGTGATCGCCTGCTGCAGGTGCACCTCGAAGCCGCGGCGGTTGCTCAGCTCGGTCAACGGGTCGATTTCGGCCAGGTGTCGCGCCTCGCGCTGGCGTGCACGCTGCTGGGTATCGTCGCGCAGTACCCACACCGCGCCGCGCACCCGGCCTTCGTCATCGCGAAGCCAGGCGCGGGTGAGGTCCACCGGTATGGTCGCCGTGCCCAGCCGCAACAGCAGGTCGGCGTGCAGGTCCACTGCGTTGCTTTCCGGATCCAGCAGCACCGAGACATCCAGCACCGATCCAGGCGCGTACTCGGTGGTCAACGCCAGCACGTCCTGCACCTTGTGCCCAGCCAGCGACAGCGCGCCATCACCGGCCAAGGTACGCACCGCAGCCGCATTGGCATAGTCGATGCGGCCATCGAGGCTGACACTGAGCACCAGGTCGGCGACCGCATCAAGAGTGATGCGGCTGCGCTGCTCACTTTCGAACAAGCGCTGCTCGCTGCTGCGCTGGGCGCTGATGTCCTGGATCTGCGACACGAAATGCACAGGCTCGCCGCGTTCGCTGCGCACCAGCGACACCGACAGCCGCGCCCAGATCACCTTTCCATCGCGATCGAGATAACGCTTTTCCAGGTGGTAGTGACTGCGCCGCCCGGCCAGCAGGTCCTGCACCAGGGCCAGATCTGTCTGCAGGTCATCGGGATGGGTCAGGCGCTGGAAATCCACCTGCAGCAGTTCTTCGCGTGGATAGCCGAGGATCCGGCACAGCGCGTCGTTGACATCCAGCCAGCGTCCTTCCAGCGACACCAGTGCCATGCCCAGTGCAGCCGAGGTGAACGCACCGGCGAACTTCTCCGCCGACAGCCGTGCTTCGGCGCGCGCCTGCAGGATCTCGGTGATGTCGATCGCCATGCCGACGTAGCCGATGCGCGCGCCGTCGGCGCCATCCATGCGGCTGATCGACAGGCGGACCTGGCGTGACTGGCCATCCTTGCGACGCAGCGTCCATTGCCGCGAATAGGTCTGCCCATCGGCACGGGCACTGAGCGCCTCGAACACGCCAGGTACCTCGCCGTCGTCGTCCGCCAGCGGCTGCAGCCAGGCGCTCAGCTCGTCCGGGTCATGGAACGCATCCAGGCGCCGCTGGCCAACCACCTCCTCGGCGGTGTAGCCGAGCAGGCGCTGTGCGCCGGTATTGAACAGGGTGATGGTGCCGTCGATATCGGTGGCGATCACCGCAACCTCGTCGGAGGCGTCGACCACCGCCTGCAGTCGCTGCCGTGTCTCGGCCGCATCCTGGCGTGCCTGCTGCAGTTCGGTCACATCGGCATGCGCACCGGCCATCCACAGTGGCCGCCCCTGCCCATCCCACTCGAACACGCGGCCACGGTCGTGGATCCACATCCACTGGCCGTTCTTGTGGCGCATGCGCAACAGGCAGACGTAGTTGTCGCTGCGGCCTTCAAAGTGGTCCTCGAGCGCCGCATCGGACAGGGCGATATCGTCGGGATGGACCAATGTCAGGAAGGTCTTCTGGCACACCGGCTCCAGTTCTTCCAGCCGGTAGCCGACGATCTCGGCCCAGCGCGCGTTGACCCGCATCTCGCCGGTCTGCACGTTCCATTCCCAGGTGCCGGCGGCGGTGCCGTCGATGATCATCGCCAGCCGGCGGCGTTCTTCAGCCAGCTCCTGCAGGCGCCGCTCCAGCAGCCCGTTGCCGTTGCTTCCCTGGCCGGCCATCAACCCGTTCCCCGGGACGCGCAGGCAGCCTCCGGCCGCAACAGGGCGCTGCAGACG contains:
- a CDS encoding PAS domain S-box protein — encoded protein: MAGQGSNGNGLLERRLQELAEERRRLAMIIDGTAAGTWEWNVQTGEMRVNARWAEIVGYRLEELEPVCQKTFLTLVHPDDIALSDAALEDHFEGRSDNYVCLLRMRHKNGQWMWIHDRGRVFEWDGQGRPLWMAGAHADVTELQQARQDAAETRQRLQAVVDASDEVAVIATDIDGTITLFNTGAQRLLGYTAEEVVGQRRLDAFHDPDELSAWLQPLADDDGEVPGVFEALSARADGQTYSRQWTLRRKDGQSRQVRLSISRMDGADGARIGYVGMAIDITEILQARAEARLSAEKFAGAFTSAALGMALVSLEGRWLDVNDALCRILGYPREELLQVDFQRLTHPDDLQTDLALVQDLLAGRRSHYHLEKRYLDRDGKVIWARLSVSLVRSERGEPVHFVSQIQDISAQRSSEQRLFESEQRSRITLDAVADLVLSVSLDGRIDYANAAAVRTLAGDGALSLAGHKVQDVLALTTEYAPGSVLDVSVLLDPESNAVDLHADLLLRLGTATIPVDLTRAWLRDDEGRVRGAVWVLRDDTQQRARQREARHLAEIDPLTELSNRRGFEVHLQQAITRVERTGQAASLMYIDLDRFKPVNDTWGHLAGDAVLWAVASVLRHGVRDSDVVARLGGDEFAVILSGCTPRRAARIGGELLHTLASLSIPWDQDRLHVGASIGIAPLAGGMSVDQAVAAADAQCYRAKAMGRNNVQVQGEASELPGDDADAAEG